CATCACTTCCATAATGCCATTACCGAGCGCTTCTTTGCGTTTCGCTCGTCGAACGAAAACCAGTTCAGGATGCAAGGTCGCAATGGCTTCAACCCAAGCCTTGTGATTGTATCGAGATGCCACTTCAAGCAACGGCAATTCAAACAGTTCGCGCATTTGCGCAGCCAACCCTTGAGCTTCAGCGAGCGCCTCTTGGTCAACGCTTACACCCGAGAATGTTTTGCCACGGACCACACCTACCGCCAGTTTCCCATCACAACCGCTACTCTCCTCTTTGGACAACCTCTCCAATTGTTCTTCATCACCAGTTACTTGATACAGTCTCGCTGGCGTCGCAAGCACCGCGGTGTAGTCAATCATCGCTTCTTTCAATGCTCGCGTCGGCATGCGCGTCACTAAGTCTGCCAGTAATGCATCAATGGGAAGTGGGTAAATCATTCGACCATGCTCGGTGGCAAGTCCATTTGAATCAATCGCCTGCATATCGAGCAGGATTTGCTCGGCTTGTAGCAACGACTTCTCAGGTAAAGGGTCAAGAAAATCCAATTCAACCAACGACACGCCGCAACTCGCTGATGCCAGCATCGCTTCTGTAAGCGTTTCTCGATGCATCTCTGGCGGCGTCACCTGAATCAGCGGAGCATGTTCACCATAAAGGCGCACACATTCGCCATCCATAACACGTCCGGCTCGTCCCAACCTTTGCTTGGCACTCGCTTGTGAGATGTGCTTTAAGCTGAGTGTCGTGCGTCCGTTGCGTTGTTCGGTACGCCGCTCGAGACCTGAATCAATCACCACGGCAACATTGGGAATCGTCAAAGAGGTTTCAGCCACGTTAGTCGCTAACACAACTTTCAATTCAGCTTGGGGGTTTAAAGCAATTTCACGTTGTTTATCAGAGACTGAAGCATGCAATGGCGCGATAACCACGCCATCAATGTTTGACAACATTTGCGCGCACTGAGCGATCTCTTTGCGCCCCGGAAGAAAAACCAAAATATCACCACTAGCGGACTCTAAAGCTTGCAGTACTTCCACTTTCACGCGCTGTTCTAACTGACGGATGTCAGGCAGCTGGCGTGAGTCTGTTGCCTTTGAACGTAACTCAACCTGATAACTTCGCCCTTGTGCTTGTAACCGCTTGGCGTCAATGTATTTCGCCAGTCGTTCACCTTCAATCGTGGCAGATGTCAGCACTAAACGGTGTTTTTGATGGCGCTTAAAGAGTGCCACCAGCAAGTCTGTATCCCAGCGGCGCTCATGAAATTCATCGACAATCACCACATCAAAGTCCGCCAACTGGTTTTCAGCATACCAACGTAGCGCCACACCGGGTGTGACGAAAACCACCTGACTTTGGTCGTTAAATCGGCTTTCAAGTTTGATCGCGTAGCCCACCGACTCCCCAACTTGCTCACCACTTTGCTGGGCTAGAAACTGCGCCAAAGAGGTACAAGCAATTCGACGCGGTTCGATGACCAAAACTCGGCCCTGCGCTCTCGCCCAAAGCGGCAGGCGAGTTGATTTTCCCGAGCCCGTTTCCGCTTCAACCACCAGGTGATGAGTAGACAAGCTGGTGAGGAATTCGTGTTTGAGAGAGTCAATTGGTAGAGTGGTCATAATTACATGTTCTTAATGGAGTTAATGGCGATTATAGACAAAATTACTAATGGTTAAAGTATTGGTAAATAGAGGTCTCACTATCTGTTACGTTCCTTGTGACGAGCGCAATCCCGGTTTACAATATGGCGCACATCAGTTAACTGATCACACTCGCTCAACACTCTTGTTTCTCGACTATAGGTTCTCAATGAATAACGATAAACGTCCACTCTACATCCCTTTCGCCGGTCCTGCACTGCTCAGTACACCACTACTCAATAAAGGCAGTGCGTTTTCAGCATCAGAACGCATTTCATTTAACCTTGAAGGTCTGTTGCCAGAAACCACCGAGACCATTCAAGAGCAAGTAGAACGCGCTTACCAGCAATATCGCAGCTTTGAGAGCGATATGGATAAGCATATCTACCTGCGCAATATTCAAGATACTAACGAAACACTGTTTTACCGACTGGTTCAAAACCATATTTCAGAGATGATGCCAATCATCTACACACCAACCGTTGGCGCGGCGTGTGAAAACTTTTCAAACATCTACCGACGTGGACGCGGTTTGTTTGTCTCTTATGCGAATCGAGAACGAATGGATGACATTTTAAACAATGCATCTAACCACAATGTAAAAGTTATCGTCGTCACCGATGGTGAGCGTATTCTTGGTCTGGGTGACCAAGGTATCGGTGGTATGGGGATTCCAATCGGTAAGTTGGCACTTTACACCGCCTGTGGTGGTATTAGCCCAGCTTACACCTTGCCTATCGTCTTGGATGTGGGTACCAATAACCCGCAACGACTCGCCGATCCTATGTATATGGGCTGGCGTCATCCGCGCATTACTGGGCAAGATTACGATGCATTCGTTGAAGAATTTATCCAGTCGGTGCAGCGTCGCTGGCCAGATGCGTTGATTCAGTTTGAAGATTTCGCACAAAAAAATGCGATGCCGCTGCTGGAACGCTATAAAGATCGTATCTGCTGCTTTAACGATGATATCCAAGGCACGGCGGCTGTCACCGTTGGCTCTTTGCTTGCGGCTTGCCAAGCGGCTGGCAGCAAACTGTCTGAGCAACGAGTCACCTTCCTTGGTGCAGGTTCTGCTGGTTGTGGTATCGCAGAAGCGATCATTGCTCAAATGGTATCTGAAGGGATCTCGGACGAGCAAGCTCGTAGTCAGGTTTATATGGTTGATCGCTGGGGTTTGCTGCAAGAAGGCATGCCAAATCTGCTCGATTTCCAACAGAAACTCGTACAAAAAACCGCGAACACGGCTGAGTGGACAAGTGAAGGTAACGGTTTCTCGCTGCTTGATGTGATGACCAATGCCAAACCGACGGTTCTAATCGGTGTATCTGGCGCTCCGGGGCTGTTTAGTAAAGATGTTATTAAGGAGATGCATAAGCACTGTGCGCGTCCTATCGTCTTCCCATTGTCTAACCCGACCAGCCGAGTTGAAGCGACACCGAACGACATTATCCGTTGGACCAACGGTGAAGCGCTAGTCGCGACTGGTAGCCCATTTGATCCTGTCGTGCACGATGGCAAGACTTACCCTATCGCCCAATGTAACAACAGTTACATCTTCCCGGGTATTGGTTTAGGGGTATTGGCCGTTGGTGCGCGTCGCGTCACTGATGAAATGCTGCAAGAGTCAAGCCGTGCTCTGGCAACTTGTTCACCACTTGCGATTAACGGTCAAGGTGCGCTATTGCCACCGCTTGAAGCGATTCATACTGTGTCGAAGAAAATCGCGTTTGCGGTGAGTAAAAAGGCAATTGAACAAGGTGTTGCACAAGAAATTACCGATGAAGCATTAGAAGAAGCGATCGAAGCATATTTCTGGCAACCGGTATACCGTCGTTACAAGCGTACCGCGTTTTAAGACCGAGTATTAAGCTCAACAAAGCCCCTGACTATGGGGCTTTTTCATTGGAGAGAGCATGTTTGAGTATTTAGCGCCAGCGGGACGCTACCTTGCGCCCTACCTAACTGAGATATCTACCGCGTTGATCGCCTGCGCGTTAGTCATGTTTGGTGGTGAGATTAATGCTAGCCTTAGAAGAATACTGAGAGCACAGAACTTTATCCTCAGAACCTTAGTATTTATATTGATAAATGCGTTCGGATACGGCTTAATCATTGTAAAAGCAACACCTTACTTAGCTCGGACACTAGGCCAACTCCCATACGGCATTATGTTTTGCATCGTTGTGAGTAGCTTTGTCGCTATTGGCTTGTGGGCACAGAGGAACAGACAGATTTAGTGCGTAACATTTTTCAACACCATTTAACCAAAACACGACTGAATGCGATGGTCAAAGCCCTCAAATGGGTGTGTATAGGGCTTATCGTACTCGCCGGCGCGCTCTTTGCGATTGATAGATGGGTCAGTTATCAAACACAACAACAGCTCTATTTTTCTGTCGACGATGTTGCGCCACACAATGTCGCGGTCGTTCTCGGCACCAGTAAATACCTTGGGAAAATACTCAACGAGTACTATGTCCACCGCATTGATGCGGCGATAGATCTCTATAACCAGAAAAAAGTCTCAAACTTTTTGCTCAGTGGCGACAATGCTCACCGTTCGTATAATGAACCTTGGACCATGAAGCGAGATTTGTTGCGCGCAGAAGTGCCCGATGAACGTATTTATCTTGATTACGCAGGTTTTCGCACCCTTGACTCGATTGTCCGTGCTAAAGAGATTTTTGATACTGATAATTTCTTGATTATCTCACAGCAATTTCACTGTGAACGTGCGCTTTTTATTGCCAATTTTCACAATATTCAAGCGAAGTGCTTAGCGGTGTCAGGTCCAACTAAACACTCTGGATTTAAAGTGAGATTAAGAGAGGTCTTTGCCCGTGCTAAAGCGGTACTCGATTTGTATATTACCCGTGCACAGCCAAAGTTTCTTGGTCCCAAAGAGCCCATTTCAACGCCGCCCGAAACCAGCGCTGAGATAAGCGAACTCAACCCAAGCTAGCTGTTATCCAACTCACCCGCTTCAACACGATTACGCCCTGCATGTTTCGCTTTATACAGCAGTTCGTCGGCGCGGGTGATCATCTCTTGCGGCGTTTCATCGCCTAACTGTGCCACTCCTAAACTGGTGGTTAGCACCTGTCCATGCATCCATTGATACAGTTCTACTTTTTGTCTCAGTCGTTCAGCCAGCATGTAGGCTTGCTTGAGATTAGTTGAAGGACAGAAGATAAGAAATTCTTCGCCACCCCAACGCACTAGCCGATCGGTGCCACGCAGTTCAACCAAGATCACCATGGTGAACTCTCGTAAGATGTCATCGCCCATTTTATGGCCGAATTCATCGTTAACGCGCTTAAAGAAATCAATATCCAGATAGATGACTGAAAGCTCTTCCGTTGGCTTCACATAGCTATTGAATTGAGTTTCAAGCCATTCGCGCACCGCATGGCGGTTCATCGCACCGGTCAAAGCGTCACGGTGAGCCTGCTCTGAAA
This is a stretch of genomic DNA from Vibrio panuliri. It encodes these proteins:
- a CDS encoding NAD-dependent malic enzyme, which translates into the protein MNNDKRPLYIPFAGPALLSTPLLNKGSAFSASERISFNLEGLLPETTETIQEQVERAYQQYRSFESDMDKHIYLRNIQDTNETLFYRLVQNHISEMMPIIYTPTVGAACENFSNIYRRGRGLFVSYANRERMDDILNNASNHNVKVIVVTDGERILGLGDQGIGGMGIPIGKLALYTACGGISPAYTLPIVLDVGTNNPQRLADPMYMGWRHPRITGQDYDAFVEEFIQSVQRRWPDALIQFEDFAQKNAMPLLERYKDRICCFNDDIQGTAAVTVGSLLAACQAAGSKLSEQRVTFLGAGSAGCGIAEAIIAQMVSEGISDEQARSQVYMVDRWGLLQEGMPNLLDFQQKLVQKTANTAEWTSEGNGFSLLDVMTNAKPTVLIGVSGAPGLFSKDVIKEMHKHCARPIVFPLSNPTSRVEATPNDIIRWTNGEALVATGSPFDPVVHDGKTYPIAQCNNSYIFPGIGLGVLAVGARRVTDEMLQESSRALATCSPLAINGQGALLPPLEAIHTVSKKIAFAVSKKAIEQGVAQEITDEALEEAIEAYFWQPVYRRYKRTAF
- a CDS encoding helicase-related protein, with the translated sequence MTTLPIDSLKHEFLTSLSTHHLVVEAETGSGKSTRLPLWARAQGRVLVIEPRRIACTSLAQFLAQQSGEQVGESVGYAIKLESRFNDQSQVVFVTPGVALRWYAENQLADFDVVIVDEFHERRWDTDLLVALFKRHQKHRLVLTSATIEGERLAKYIDAKRLQAQGRSYQVELRSKATDSRQLPDIRQLEQRVKVEVLQALESASGDILVFLPGRKEIAQCAQMLSNIDGVVIAPLHASVSDKQREIALNPQAELKVVLATNVAETSLTIPNVAVVIDSGLERRTEQRNGRTTLSLKHISQASAKQRLGRAGRVMDGECVRLYGEHAPLIQVTPPEMHRETLTEAMLASASCGVSLVELDFLDPLPEKSLLQAEQILLDMQAIDSNGLATEHGRMIYPLPIDALLADLVTRMPTRALKEAMIDYTAVLATPARLYQVTGDEEQLERLSKEESSGCDGKLAVGVVRGKTFSGVSVDQEALAEAQGLAAQMRELFELPLLEVASRYNHKAWVEAIATLHPELVFVRRAKRKEALGNGIMEVMVGRDSRLPSSVEAALVLDTHSIPGRGVKQTLTLATQMMPLEMSLLASLPIGEWQQGDSVTDEQGTYVAMHLIYAGRVIASRNQLAQGELALQPMLEAVKENRKLEGFYAQRKAEIEHWRIYVELGLAQQAQHGGVTFDQWFTEQLEMLELNEVDELDLFSADDFPFDGIPYWEYETFAEQYPFSLLLGDLNLDVEYYPQRKLIYVVYRDGLRKGDPKRWELPRWQGWRIQYKKASRIVDVK
- a CDS encoding SanA/YdcF family protein codes for the protein MVKALKWVCIGLIVLAGALFAIDRWVSYQTQQQLYFSVDDVAPHNVAVVLGTSKYLGKILNEYYVHRIDAAIDLYNQKKVSNFLLSGDNAHRSYNEPWTMKRDLLRAEVPDERIYLDYAGFRTLDSIVRAKEIFDTDNFLIISQQFHCERALFIANFHNIQAKCLAVSGPTKHSGFKVRLREVFARAKAVLDLYITRAQPKFLGPKEPISTPPETSAEISELNPS
- a CDS encoding DUF3392 domain-containing protein, with the translated sequence MFEYLAPAGRYLAPYLTEISTALIACALVMFGGEINASLRRILRAQNFILRTLVFILINAFGYGLIIVKATPYLARTLGQLPYGIMFCIVVSSFVAIGLWAQRNRQI